A window of the Oryzias melastigma strain HK-1 linkage group LG11, ASM292280v2, whole genome shotgun sequence genome harbors these coding sequences:
- the rftn1a gene encoding raftlin isoform X3 yields MGCRLPKLRKAEDRHSPGNIYSTLRRPQVETKVGVAYTYHFLDFLLGKEEVPVSSVLCLSSVRELPVQVRELYAQGFVLVAVHPFVHPCGPRHAHIQRQLHRAVLVRETPSLEKNQWRCSRSRLETDICVAGQQAADPEVIQSYVKRIQDVAEQGVTFVGFLQQPGGGLYISGHWDPEELSSLHSSPSPIHRHPFSSNASPTDPEDLNGINAEFELDLDAPKRSKQDQNTSEKDSNKHVQSEPQGYAKADSGPLQDDLTEKALTQQEWPLSEGKQNFPETYFNLSNSRQRRCSTSDSWLSSPELDGRRDRKSMNTESRGMTHNNNNHIRLKGSHRDKSANSPQPRDRMQLFALYNHSEEPNSSLRFYALRVPLRVQKDAGLITEVDANWLDHMTQHFSSGARLIDGFFHLTDDNESGVSSVDSVFIFQRSAEETSYDAIVVEQWTVVDGVVVKTDYIPLLQSLAPYGWRLMCVLPTPIVKTNSDGSLSTKQILFLQRPVLQRKRKDFKKLNLRGRNKAKKSSAGEALDEQENRSLVMETEMDRLRLGADEEEEEDEGSGRRASLQRREEDAQHQRSFLLERRASDEHREEETDVDESPLSKLEKSVRWTDFCQKCDGGVKEECSFIC; encoded by the exons AGGTTCCGGTGTCGTCTGTGCTTTGCCTATCATCGGTCCGAGAGCTGCCGGTCCAGGTCAGGGAGCTTTATGCTCAAGGCTTCGTCCTAGTCGCCGTCCACCCCTTTGTTCACCCCTGCGGGCCTCGCCACGCACACATCCAGCGGCAGCTCCACAGGGCCGTGCTGGTCCGAGAAACCCCGAG TTTGGAGAAAAACCAATGGAGATGCTCCAGAAGTCGTTTGGAGACGGACATCTGTGTGGCGGGTCAACAGGCTGCAGACCCAGAGGTGATCCAGAGTTATGTGAAGAGG ATCCAGGATGTAGCGGAACAGGGGGTGACGTTTGTGGGCTTTCTCCAGCAGCCAGGCGGAGGACTGTACATTTCAGGACACTGGGACCCCGAGGAGCTGTCGTCCTTACATTCCAGCCCCTCCCCTATACATCGACACCCCTTTAGCTCCAACGCCAGCCCAACGGATCCTGAAGACCTAAATGGAATCAATGCAGAGTTCGAGTTGGATCTGGATGCTCCGAAGCGTAGCAAACAAGACCAGAACACTTCCGAGAAAGACTCCAACAAACACGTCCAAAGTGAACCTCAGGGTTACGCCAAAGCGGATTCAGGCCCACTCCAAGATGATCTGACAGAAAAAGCACTAACTCAGCAGGAGTGGCCTCTGTCAGAAGGCAAACAAAACTTTCCTGAAACTTATTTCAACCTTTCCAATTCAAGACAACGCCGATGTTCAACCTCAGATAGCTGGCTGAGCTCTCCTGAACTGGACGGCAGACGAGACAGAAAATCTATGAATACAGAAAGCAGAGGGATGAcgcacaacaacaacaaccacatcAGGCTGAAGGGTTCTCACAGAGACAAAAGTGCAAACTCGCCGCAGCCACGGGACA GAATGCAGCTGTTTGCTCTGTATAACCACTCAGAGGAGCCCAACTCCTCCCTGAGGTTCTACGCTCTCCGAGTGCCACTCAGAGTGCAGAAGGACGCAGGCCTGATCACAGAAGTGGACGCTAACTGGCTCGACCACATGACTCAGCATTTTTCCAGCGGAGCGCGCCTCATCGATGGGTTCTTTCACCTCACGGATGATAACG AGAGCGGCGTTTCCTCTGTGGACAGCGTGTTCATCTTCCAGAGGTCTGCGGAGGAGACCAGCTACGATGCCATCGTGGTCGAGCAGTGGACTGTCGTCGAT GGTGTTGTGGTGAAGACCGACTACATCCCTCTGCTCCAGTCTTTGGCTCCCTATGGATGGAGACTGATGTGCGTGTTGCCCACACCTATTGTCAAGACAAACAG CGATGGAAGTTTGTCGACTAAGCAAATCCTTTTCCTTCAGAGACCCGTTTTGCAGCGCAAGAGAAAAGACTTCAAG AAGCTGAACCTCAGGGGTCGCAACAAGGCAAAGAAAAGCTCTGCTGGAGAAGCTCTGGACGAGCAGGAAAACAGGTCCCTGGTGATGGAGACTGAGATGGACAGGCTGAGACTCGGCGCCgacgaggaggaagaagaagacgaGGGAAGCGGGCGCAGAGCCAGCCTTCAGAGACGGGAGGAAGACGCGCAGCATCAGAGGAGCTTCCTGTTGGAGCGCAGGGCCTCCGATGAACACCGGGAAGAGGAAACTGACGTTGACGAGAGCCCGCTGTCCAAGCTGGAGAAGTCTGTTAGATGGACGGATTTCTGTCAGAAATGTGATGGAGGGGTGAAAGAGGAG TGTTCCTTCATCTGCTAA
- the rftn1a gene encoding raftlin isoform X2 — protein MGCRLPKLRKAEDRHSPGNIYSTLRRPQVETKVGVAYTYHFLDFLLGKEEVPVSSVLCLSSVRELPVQVRELYAQGFVLVAVHPFVHPCGPRHAHIQRQLHRAVLVRETPSLEKNQWRCSRSRLETDICVAGQQAADPEVIQSYVKRIQDVAEQGVTFVGFLQQPGGGLYISGHWDPEELSSLHSSPSPIHRHPFSSNASPTDPEDLNGINAEFELDLDAPKRSKQDQNTSEKDSNKHVQSEPQGYAKADSGPLQDDLTEKALTQQEWPLSEGKQNFPETYFNLSNSRQRRCSTSDSWLSSPELDGRRDRKSMNTESRGMTHNNNNHIRLKGSHRDKSANSPQPRDRMQLFALYNHSEEPNSSLRFYALRVPLRVQKDAGLITEVDANWLDHMTQHFSSGARLIDGFFHLTDDNESGVSSVDSVFIFQRSAEETSYDAIVVEQWTVVDGVVVKTDYIPLLQSLAPYGWRLMCVLPTPIVKTNSDGSLSTKQILFLQRPVLQRKRKDFKKLNLRGRNKAKKSSAGEALDEQENRSLVMETEMDRLRLGADEEEEEDEGSGRRASLQRREEDAQHQRSFLLERRASDEHREEETDVDESPLSKLEKSVRWTDFCQKCDGGVKEELFSICS, from the exons AGGTTCCGGTGTCGTCTGTGCTTTGCCTATCATCGGTCCGAGAGCTGCCGGTCCAGGTCAGGGAGCTTTATGCTCAAGGCTTCGTCCTAGTCGCCGTCCACCCCTTTGTTCACCCCTGCGGGCCTCGCCACGCACACATCCAGCGGCAGCTCCACAGGGCCGTGCTGGTCCGAGAAACCCCGAG TTTGGAGAAAAACCAATGGAGATGCTCCAGAAGTCGTTTGGAGACGGACATCTGTGTGGCGGGTCAACAGGCTGCAGACCCAGAGGTGATCCAGAGTTATGTGAAGAGG ATCCAGGATGTAGCGGAACAGGGGGTGACGTTTGTGGGCTTTCTCCAGCAGCCAGGCGGAGGACTGTACATTTCAGGACACTGGGACCCCGAGGAGCTGTCGTCCTTACATTCCAGCCCCTCCCCTATACATCGACACCCCTTTAGCTCCAACGCCAGCCCAACGGATCCTGAAGACCTAAATGGAATCAATGCAGAGTTCGAGTTGGATCTGGATGCTCCGAAGCGTAGCAAACAAGACCAGAACACTTCCGAGAAAGACTCCAACAAACACGTCCAAAGTGAACCTCAGGGTTACGCCAAAGCGGATTCAGGCCCACTCCAAGATGATCTGACAGAAAAAGCACTAACTCAGCAGGAGTGGCCTCTGTCAGAAGGCAAACAAAACTTTCCTGAAACTTATTTCAACCTTTCCAATTCAAGACAACGCCGATGTTCAACCTCAGATAGCTGGCTGAGCTCTCCTGAACTGGACGGCAGACGAGACAGAAAATCTATGAATACAGAAAGCAGAGGGATGAcgcacaacaacaacaaccacatcAGGCTGAAGGGTTCTCACAGAGACAAAAGTGCAAACTCGCCGCAGCCACGGGACA GAATGCAGCTGTTTGCTCTGTATAACCACTCAGAGGAGCCCAACTCCTCCCTGAGGTTCTACGCTCTCCGAGTGCCACTCAGAGTGCAGAAGGACGCAGGCCTGATCACAGAAGTGGACGCTAACTGGCTCGACCACATGACTCAGCATTTTTCCAGCGGAGCGCGCCTCATCGATGGGTTCTTTCACCTCACGGATGATAACG AGAGCGGCGTTTCCTCTGTGGACAGCGTGTTCATCTTCCAGAGGTCTGCGGAGGAGACCAGCTACGATGCCATCGTGGTCGAGCAGTGGACTGTCGTCGAT GGTGTTGTGGTGAAGACCGACTACATCCCTCTGCTCCAGTCTTTGGCTCCCTATGGATGGAGACTGATGTGCGTGTTGCCCACACCTATTGTCAAGACAAACAG CGATGGAAGTTTGTCGACTAAGCAAATCCTTTTCCTTCAGAGACCCGTTTTGCAGCGCAAGAGAAAAGACTTCAAG AAGCTGAACCTCAGGGGTCGCAACAAGGCAAAGAAAAGCTCTGCTGGAGAAGCTCTGGACGAGCAGGAAAACAGGTCCCTGGTGATGGAGACTGAGATGGACAGGCTGAGACTCGGCGCCgacgaggaggaagaagaagacgaGGGAAGCGGGCGCAGAGCCAGCCTTCAGAGACGGGAGGAAGACGCGCAGCATCAGAGGAGCTTCCTGTTGGAGCGCAGGGCCTCCGATGAACACCGGGAAGAGGAAACTGACGTTGACGAGAGCCCGCTGTCCAAGCTGGAGAAGTCTGTTAGATGGACGGATTTCTGTCAGAAATGTGATGGAGGGGTGAAAGAGGAG cttttctCCATCTGCTCTTAG
- the rftn1a gene encoding raftlin isoform X1 — translation MGCRLPKLRKAEDRHSPGNIYSTLRRPQVETKVGVAYTYHFLDFLLGKEEVPVSSVLCLSSVRELPVQVRELYAQGFVLVAVHPFVHPCGPRHAHIQRQLHRAVLVRETPSLEKNQWRCSRSRLETDICVAGQQAADPEVIQSYVKRIQDVAEQGVTFVGFLQQPGGGLYISGHWDPEELSSLHSSPSPIHRHPFSSNASPTDPEDLNGINAEFELDLDAPKRSKQDQNTSEKDSNKHVQSEPQGYAKADSGPLQDDLTEKALTQQEWPLSEGKQNFPETYFNLSNSRQRRCSTSDSWLSSPELDGRRDRKSMNTESRGMTHNNNNHIRLKGSHRDKSANSPQPRDRMQLFALYNHSEEPNSSLRFYALRVPLRVQKDAGLITEVDANWLDHMTQHFSSGARLIDGFFHLTDDNESGVSSVDSVFIFQRSAEETSYDAIVVEQWTVVDGVVVKTDYIPLLQSLAPYGWRLMCVLPTPIVKTNSDGSLSTKQILFLQRPVLQRKRKDFKKLNLRGRNKAKKSSAGEALDEQENRSLVMETEMDRLRLGADEEEEEDEGSGRRASLQRREEDAQHQRSFLLERRASDEHREEETDVDESPLSKLEKSVRWTDFCQKCDGGVKEEVRGEERIKQQLFSGVC, via the exons AGGTTCCGGTGTCGTCTGTGCTTTGCCTATCATCGGTCCGAGAGCTGCCGGTCCAGGTCAGGGAGCTTTATGCTCAAGGCTTCGTCCTAGTCGCCGTCCACCCCTTTGTTCACCCCTGCGGGCCTCGCCACGCACACATCCAGCGGCAGCTCCACAGGGCCGTGCTGGTCCGAGAAACCCCGAG TTTGGAGAAAAACCAATGGAGATGCTCCAGAAGTCGTTTGGAGACGGACATCTGTGTGGCGGGTCAACAGGCTGCAGACCCAGAGGTGATCCAGAGTTATGTGAAGAGG ATCCAGGATGTAGCGGAACAGGGGGTGACGTTTGTGGGCTTTCTCCAGCAGCCAGGCGGAGGACTGTACATTTCAGGACACTGGGACCCCGAGGAGCTGTCGTCCTTACATTCCAGCCCCTCCCCTATACATCGACACCCCTTTAGCTCCAACGCCAGCCCAACGGATCCTGAAGACCTAAATGGAATCAATGCAGAGTTCGAGTTGGATCTGGATGCTCCGAAGCGTAGCAAACAAGACCAGAACACTTCCGAGAAAGACTCCAACAAACACGTCCAAAGTGAACCTCAGGGTTACGCCAAAGCGGATTCAGGCCCACTCCAAGATGATCTGACAGAAAAAGCACTAACTCAGCAGGAGTGGCCTCTGTCAGAAGGCAAACAAAACTTTCCTGAAACTTATTTCAACCTTTCCAATTCAAGACAACGCCGATGTTCAACCTCAGATAGCTGGCTGAGCTCTCCTGAACTGGACGGCAGACGAGACAGAAAATCTATGAATACAGAAAGCAGAGGGATGAcgcacaacaacaacaaccacatcAGGCTGAAGGGTTCTCACAGAGACAAAAGTGCAAACTCGCCGCAGCCACGGGACA GAATGCAGCTGTTTGCTCTGTATAACCACTCAGAGGAGCCCAACTCCTCCCTGAGGTTCTACGCTCTCCGAGTGCCACTCAGAGTGCAGAAGGACGCAGGCCTGATCACAGAAGTGGACGCTAACTGGCTCGACCACATGACTCAGCATTTTTCCAGCGGAGCGCGCCTCATCGATGGGTTCTTTCACCTCACGGATGATAACG AGAGCGGCGTTTCCTCTGTGGACAGCGTGTTCATCTTCCAGAGGTCTGCGGAGGAGACCAGCTACGATGCCATCGTGGTCGAGCAGTGGACTGTCGTCGAT GGTGTTGTGGTGAAGACCGACTACATCCCTCTGCTCCAGTCTTTGGCTCCCTATGGATGGAGACTGATGTGCGTGTTGCCCACACCTATTGTCAAGACAAACAG CGATGGAAGTTTGTCGACTAAGCAAATCCTTTTCCTTCAGAGACCCGTTTTGCAGCGCAAGAGAAAAGACTTCAAG AAGCTGAACCTCAGGGGTCGCAACAAGGCAAAGAAAAGCTCTGCTGGAGAAGCTCTGGACGAGCAGGAAAACAGGTCCCTGGTGATGGAGACTGAGATGGACAGGCTGAGACTCGGCGCCgacgaggaggaagaagaagacgaGGGAAGCGGGCGCAGAGCCAGCCTTCAGAGACGGGAGGAAGACGCGCAGCATCAGAGGAGCTTCCTGTTGGAGCGCAGGGCCTCCGATGAACACCGGGAAGAGGAAACTGACGTTGACGAGAGCCCGCTGTCCAAGCTGGAGAAGTCTGTTAGATGGACGGATTTCTGTCAGAAATGTGATGGAGGGGTGAAAGAGGAGGTGAGAGGGGAGGAGAGGATTAAACAGCAGCTATTTTCAGGGGTTTGTTAA